From Diospyros lotus cultivar Yz01 chromosome 4, ASM1463336v1, whole genome shotgun sequence, a single genomic window includes:
- the LOC127800119 gene encoding S-adenosylmethionine carrier 1, chloroplastic/mitochondrial → MGPLTLAVGSKATSMVSSDGSTGKVKKLPLETRRFFASVSTREDKPFDFFRTLFEGVIAGGTAGVVVETVLYPIDTIKTRLQAAHGGGKINLKGLYSGLAGNLAGVLPASAMFVGVYEPTKQKLLKIFPENLSALAHLTAGAIGGITASLIRVPTEVVKQRMQTRQFASAPDAIRLIVSKEGFKGLYAGYGSFLLRDLPFDAIQFCIYEQLRIGYKLAAKRDLNDPENAIIGAFAGALTGAITTPLDVIKTRLMIQGSANQYSGIFDCVQTIVREEGPPALLKGIGPRVLWIGIGGSIFFGVLESTKRSLAQRRPAVHHQNRDSSKQD, encoded by the exons ATGGATCTACTGGAAAAGTGAAAAAATTACCATTGGAAACAAGACGGTTTTTTGCATCAGTTAGCACAAGAGAGGACAAgccatttgattttttccgaacTCTATTTG AGGGTGTTATAGCTGGAGGGACAGCTGGTGTTGTTGTGGAAACTGTGTTATACCCAATTGATACAATAAAGACACGACTGCAG GCTGCTCATGGTGGAGGAAAAATAAATCTGAAAGGGCTTTATTCTGGACTGGCTGGAAATCTTGCTGGTGTCCTACC GGCTTCTGCAATGTTTGTTGGTGTCTATGAACCAACAAAGCAGAAACTGTTGAAGATATTTCCTGAAAATCTTAGTGCTTTAGCTCATCTG ACTGCAGGTGCCATTGGAGGGATTACTGCTTCTCTTATCCGTGTTCCAACAGAG GTAGTTAAGCAAAGGATGCAGACTAGACAATTTGCTTCAGCTCCAGATGCCATTCGTCTTATTGTTTCTAAGGAAGGTTTCAAAGGTCTTTATGCG GGATACGGATCTTTTCTATTGCGTGACTTGCCATTTGATGCAATCCAATTCTGTATATACGAGCAGCTCCGGATAGGTTATAAGCTGGCG GCAAAGAGAGATCTCAATGATCCTGAGAATGCTATTATTGGTGCTTTTGCTG GTGCTTTGACTGGGGCCATAACAACACCCCTTGATGTGATCAAGACTAGATTAATGATTCAG GGATCAGCAAACCAGTATAGCGGCATCTTTGATTGCGTTCAGACTATTGTCAGAGAAGAAGGGCCCCCTGCTCTATTGAAG GGCATCGGGCCAAGAGTGCTGTGGATAGGCATTGGTGGTTCAATATTCTTCGGGGTTCTTGAGAGTACAAAACGGTCCCTCGCCCAGAGGCGTCCTGCtgttcatcatcaaaacagagACTCCTCAAAGCAAGACTGA
- the LOC127798919 gene encoding probable WRKY transcription factor 13, whose translation MSSMVNYLQGLFDVDQEMGSQMGFVSFPPNMTMPPLVLPGGCHQSLITLTAMPSLLAADHHAPSSNPAGNILLSSATLLKQRAEEDLASYHHLPAGPPKLSSQKSTGANLWAWGEMNECMMSNKRISNGGDDRLGLSALKMKKLKGRRKVREPRFCFKTMSDVDVLDDGYKWRKYGQKVVKNTQHPRSYYRCTQDNCRVKKRVERLAEDPRMVITTYEGRHVHYPSNDNDDDDNSQASNSQLINTFCW comes from the exons atgtcgaGCATGGTTAATTACCTGCAGGGTTTGTTTGATGTGGATCAAGAGATGGGCTCGCAAATGGGTTTCGTGTCGTTTCCTCCAAACATGACGATGCCTCCATTGGTACTGCCAGGCGGGTGCCATCAATCTCTGATAACCCTAACAGCCATGCCCTCTTTGCTTGCAGCAGATCATCATGCACCATCATCCAATCCCGCCGGAAACATTCTCCTCTCTTCTGCAACACTTCTAAAGCAAAGAGCAGAAGAAGACCTGGCTTCTTATCATCATCTACCCGCCGGACCACCCAAACTTTCCTCGCAAAAATCTACTGGGGCAAATCTCTG GGCCTGGGGAGAAATGAACGAGTGCATGATGAGCAATAAGAGAATTAGCAACGGTGGAGATGATCGCCTGGGACTTTCAGCATtgaagatgaagaagttgaAGGGCAGGAGAAAGGTGAGGGAACCAAGATTTTGCTTCAAAACCATGAGTGATGTGGATGTGCTGGATGATGGTTACAAATGGAGGAAATATGGCCAGAAAGTGGTGAAGAACACTCAACATCCCAG GAGCTATTACCGTTGCACGCAAGACAACTGCCGCGTGAAGAAGCGGGTGGAGAGACTGGCAGAGGATCCAAGAATGGTGATAACAACGTACGAAGGGAGACACGTACACTACCCATCAAACGATAACGACGACGATGACAACTCACAGGCTTCTAATTCCCAACTAATCAACACTTTCTGCTGGTAG
- the LOC127799537 gene encoding systemin receptor SR160, producing MITLCTSSSAHHKCHFQSSSGNLLLLPVLLFYLSLSLSPSTSSAANLAGLYKDSQQLLSFKASLPNPNPLPNWLPTTFPCNFSGVSCKNSRVSAVDLSHLHLNADFSAVANILLPLPNLEALSLKSANLSGSLSLSQCGALLSQLDLADNALSGSVSALSSFSACSSLSSLNLSTNSLEFNFQNKGHSGGLGLKLAVLDLSYNKISGQNVVSWLFSAGCGGVKFLSLRGNKISGEVLVSECQSLEHLDLSGNNFTAAFPSFGDCTALQHLDLSSNKFSGDVAASLSACKSLSFLNLTNNQFTGAVPAIKSGALQVLYLSNNDFHGQIPASLAGSLCSSLVELDLSNNNLSGTVPETLASCSALESLYISHNNFSGDLPISTFLKMEGLKNIGLAFNDFRGALPGSFSKMTNLESLDVSSNRLSGLIPSDLCQDPRNSLKVLYLQNNMFIGSIPDSLSNCSQLVSLDLSFNYLTGTIPASLGSLSKLRDLMLWLNQLQGEIPEELMHVQTLENLILDFNELSGKIPSSLSNCTNLNWISLSNNKLSGEIPASLGGLENLAILKLSNNSISGPIPAELGDCRSLIWLDLNTNLLNGTIPPSLFKQSGNIAVALLTGKRYVYIKNDGSKQCHGAGNLLEFGGIRQEQLNRISTRHPCNFTRVYRGITQQTFNHNGSMILLDLSYNLLEGSIPKELGSMYYLSVLNLGHNNFSGSIPPELGGMKMLAILDLSYNRLNGLIPQSLSGLAMLGEIDFSNNNLSGVIPQSAPFDTFPDFRFGNNSGLCGYPLPVCGADSSSSSSSQHQMSHRKQASLAGSVAMGLLFSLFCIFGVILVAIESKKRRKKKEAALEAYMEGHSHSGNANSSWKLTSAREALSINLATFEKPLRKLTFADLLEATNGFHNDSLIGSGGFGDVYRAQLKDGSIVAIKKLIHISGQGDREFTAEMETIGKIKHRNLVPLLGYCKVGEERLLVYEYMKYGSLEDVLHDRKKIGIKLNWAARRKIAIGAGRGLAFLHHNCIPHIIHRDMKSSNVLLDENLEARVSDFGMARLMSAMDTHLSVSTLAGTPGYVPPEYYQSFRCSTKGDVYSYGVVLLELLTGKQPTDSADFGDNNLVGWVKQHAKTRISDVFDPELLKEDPSLEIELLQHLNVACACLDDRPLKRPNMIQVMAMFKEIQAGGSGIDSMSTIAGEDASFCGGVEMSIKEGNEQQQLGGKQ from the coding sequence ATGATAACTCTCTGCACCAGCAGCAGTGCTCATCACAAGTGCCATTTCCAGAGCTCTTCCGGAAACCTACTGCTTCTACCTGTGCTtctcttctatctctctctgaGTCTCAGCCCTTCGACTTCCTCGGCGGCCAATCTGGCCGGCCTCTACAAAGACTCCCAGCAGCTCCTCAGCTTCAAAGCCTCGCTCCCCAATCCAAACCCTCTTCCCAACTGGCTCCCCACCACCTTTCCCTGCAACTTCTCCGGCGTCTCCTGCAAGAACTCCCGCGTTTCCGCCGTAGACCTCTCCCACCTCCACCTCAACGCCGACTTCTCCGCCGTCGCCAACATCCTCCTCCCTCTCCCCAATTTGGAGGCTCTCTCCCTCAAGTCCGCCAACCTCTCCGGTTCCCTCTCTTTATCCCAATGCGGCGCCCTTCTGAGCCAACTAGATCTGGCCGATAACGCCCTCTCCGGCTCCGTTTCCGCCTTGTCCAGCTTTTCAGCTTGCTCTAGCTTGAGCTCTCTCAACCTTTCCACCAACTCCTTGGAGTTCAACTTCCAAAACAAGGGCCATTCCGGTGGATTGGGCTTGAAGTTGGCGGTGTTGGATCTTTCGTACAACAAGATTTCCGGCCAGAACGTCGTTTCCTGGCTGTTCTCCGCCGGCTGCGGCGGGGTTAAGTTCTTGTCATTGAGAGGGAACAAAATCTCCGGCGAGGTTCTGGTGTCGGAGTGCCAGAGCCTGGAGCACCTGGACCTCTCCGGCAACAATTTCACGGCCGCGTTTCCTTCCTTCGGCGACTGCACGGCTCTGCAACACCTCGATTTGTCTTCGAACAAGTTTTCGGGCGACGTGGCCGCCTCTCTCTCCGCGTGCAAGAGCCTCTCCTTCCTGAACCTGACCAACAACCAGTTCACCGGCGCCGTTCCGGCTATAAAAAGCGGGGCTTTGCAGGTCCTCTACCTCTCCAACAACGACTTTCACGGCCAAATACCGGCGTCTCTCGCCGGGTCCCTCTGCTCAAGCCTCGTGGAGCTGGACCTTTCCAACAACAATTTGTCCGGCACCGTGCCGGAAACCCTGGCCTCCTGCTCGGCTCTGGAATCTCTGTACATCTCTCACAACAACTTTTCCGGTGATTTACCGATTAGCACTTTCCTCAAGATGGAGGGGTTGAAGAATATTGGATTGGCTTTCAATGATTTTAGAGGCGCATTGCCTGGTAGCTTCTCAAAGATGACAAATTTAGAGTCTTTGGATGTGAGTTCCAATAGGCTTTCAGGGCTAATCCCATCCGACCTTTGCCAAGATCCTAGAAACAGCTTGAAAGTTCTCTATCTCCAGAACAATATGTTCATTGGTTCAATACCGGATAGCCTTAGCAACTGTTCCCAACTGGTTTCTCTTGATCTGAGCTTCAATTACCTcaccggcaccatccctgcaaGTCTGGGTTCCCTCTCCAAGCTTCGTGATTTGATGCTTTGGTTGAATCAGCTTCAGGGGGAGATCCCAGAGGAGCTCATGCATGTTCAGACTCTGGAGAATTTGATTCTTGATTTCAATGAGTTGTCTGGGAAGATCCCTTCTAGCTTGAGCAACTGCACCAATTTGAACTGGATTTCGCTCTCCAATAACAAGTTGAGCGGGGAGATTCCGGCCTCATTGGGTGGCCTGGAGAATTTGGCAATCCTTAAGCTCAGTAACAACTCCATCTCTGGTCCAATTCCAGCGGAGCTCGGGGATTGCCGCAGCCTGATATGGCTGGATCTCAACACCAATTTATTGAATGGGACTATTCCCCCTTCCCTTTTCAAGCAATCCGGGAACATAGCCGTGGCCTTGCTTACCGGGAAGAGGTACGTCTATATCAAGAATGATGGGAGCAAGCAGTGCCATGGGGCCGGGAATTTGCTCGAGTTTGGAGGCATCAGACAAGAGCAGCTCAACAGGATTTCGACGAGGCATCCCTGCAATTTCACTCGAGTCTACAGAGGTATCACCCAACAAACTTTCAATCACAATGGATCCATGATTTTGCTTGACCTTTCATACAACCTGTTGGAGGGTAGCATTCCAAAGGAGCTCGGCTCCATGTACTATCTCTCCGTATTGAACTTGGGGCATAACAATTTCTCCGGTTCCATTCCTCCTGAGCTTGGAGGCATGAAGATGCTTGCAATTCTTGATCTTTCCTATAACAGGCTTAATGGGCTGATCCCACAGTCACTGAGTGGCCTTGCAATGCTCGGCGAGATTGATTTTTCTAACAACAATCTCTCTGGAGTGATTCCTCAATCAGCCCCATTCGACACCTTCCCTGATTTCAGATTCGGGAATAATTCCGGGTTATGTGGGTACCCTCTCCCTGTCTGTGGGGCGGATTCTAGTTCGAGCTCGAGCAGCCAACATCAGATGTCTCACAGGAAACAAGCATCGCTTGCCGGGAGCGTGGCTATGGGGTTGTTATTCTCCCTCTTCTGTATATTTGGTGTGATTCTAGTTGCCATTGAGAGCaagaaaaggaggaagaagaaggaagcgGCCCTGGAAGCTTATATGGAAGGTCATTCCCATTCGGGCAATGCAAATTCGAGCTGGAAGCTGACCAGTGCTCGTGAGGCCTTGTCGATCAATCTTGCCACATTCGAGAAGCCCCTAAGGAAGCTCACATTTGCAGACCTCCTCGAAGCCACAAATGGCTTCCACAACGACAGCCTCATAGGGTCTGGCGGCTTTGGCGACGTTTACAGAGCCCAGTTGAAGGACGGTAGCATTGTAGCTATCAAGAAACTGATACACATTAGCGGACAAGGCGATCGCGAATTCACTGCAGAAATGGAAACCATTGGGAAAATCAAGCACCGAAACCTCGTCCCCCTGCTGGGGTACTGCAAGGTAGGGGAGGAGCGGCTTCTGGTGTACGAGTACATGAAGTATGGAAGCCTTGAAGATGTGTTGCACGACCGAAAGAAAATAGGGATCAAGCTGAACTGGGCTGCTAGAAGGAAAATCGCGATTGGGGCCGGGAGGGGATTGGCTTTCCTTCACCATAACTGCATTCCTCACATAATTCACCGGGACATGAAGTCCAGCAACGTGCTGCTGGACGAGAACTTGGAGGCCAGAGTGTCCGATTTTGGCATGGCGAGGCTGATGAGTGCAATGGACACTCATCTGAGCGTCAGCACATTGGCCGGTACACCCGGCTACGTACCTCCCGAATACTACCAGAGTTTCAGGTGCTCCACAAAAGGCGACGTGTACAGCTATGGCGTAGTCCTGCTGGAGCTGCTGACCGGGAAGCAGCCAACGGACTCGGCTGATTTTGGGGACAACAACCTCGTGGGGTGGGTGAAGCAGCACGCCAAGACAAGAATAAGCGATGTATTTGACCCGGAGCTGTTGAAGGAGGACCCCAGCCTAGAAATTGAGCTGCTCCAACACTTGAATGTGGCATGCGCTTGCTTGGACGACCGGCCACTTAAACGCCCAAACATGATACAAGTGATGGCAATGTTCAAGGAGATCCAAGCCGGGGGGTCGGGGATCGATTCCATGTCCACCATAGCGGGAGAGGATGCAAGCTTTTGCGGGGGAGTAGAGATGAGCATAAAAGAGGGGAACGAGCAACAGCAGCTGGGTGGCAAGCAATAG